A region of Cardinium endosymbiont of Sogatella furcifera DNA encodes the following proteins:
- a CDS encoding DUF167 domain-containing protein — protein MTASDHVVYFLHIYAKPKSHQDKIEHWIEEGGKYILQLRVMAPPEGGKANQAIVALLAKTLRIAKSNISLVSGATARRKTFKIAPWSALLAEQLPKQNPLPTLF, from the coding sequence ATGACCGCATCTGATCACGTTGTATACTTTTTGCATATTTATGCAAAACCTAAAAGCCATCAAGATAAAATTGAACACTGGATAGAGGAAGGAGGGAAATATATATTGCAGCTCCGTGTTATGGCTCCTCCTGAGGGGGGTAAAGCCAATCAAGCGATTGTGGCACTTTTGGCTAAAACGTTGCGTATAGCCAAAAGCAATATTAGCTTAGTAAGCGGCGCTACGGCACGTCGTAAAACTTTTAAGATTGCCCCATGGTCTGCGCTATTGGCTGAGCAGCTACCGAAACAAAACCCATTGCCTACGCTTTTTTAG
- a CDS encoding sodium:proton antiporter has protein sequence MFATLPLLSLKATAATLSNGIQYGTNGSLTVPPFWLAIPFILLLLMIATGPLFFPTFWHKHYPKVAILLATFVMVYYCTVLENKLKPVEAAAEYVQFMALITALYMATGGIAIKVHRRVTPFINIILLFTGGLFANLIGTTGASMLFIRPYLGLNRGRIKVYHIVFFIFIVSNIGGALTPIGDPPLFLGFLKGVPFAWTLMHNSLPWLMALVLLLSIFYFFERSNKAVPTDAPCAGIVSIAGSKNFIWLVLIIGAVFLDPTICTWLPTIDYHGHPISFVRELIMLTIATLAFYTANKQVLLSNGFSLAPLNEVCLIFIGIFGTMIPALELIGSFAASEVGKQLITPTTLYWGTGFFSSVLDNAPTYLNFVAASMAAQGGSIEQLADVQAYAAGGIYPDSVTKLSAIALASVFFGAMTYIGNGPNFMVKAIAEQAGVTMPPFGRYIFRFSMPILLPILFMIWVFFFAL, from the coding sequence ATGTTTGCTACATTGCCCTTGTTATCTCTTAAGGCTACTGCCGCTACCCTATCGAATGGCATTCAGTATGGTACGAATGGTAGCCTAACGGTTCCTCCATTTTGGTTGGCCATACCTTTTATCCTTTTATTATTGATGATTGCTACTGGTCCGCTTTTCTTTCCTACTTTTTGGCACAAACATTACCCAAAGGTAGCCATATTGTTGGCTACTTTCGTTATGGTATACTACTGTACCGTCCTAGAAAACAAACTCAAACCTGTAGAAGCCGCAGCGGAATACGTACAGTTTATGGCTTTGATTACTGCTTTATACATGGCCACTGGCGGCATTGCCATTAAAGTACACAGACGTGTTACACCATTTATAAACATCATCCTACTTTTCACCGGTGGCTTATTTGCCAACTTAATTGGCACCACGGGGGCTTCTATGCTGTTTATACGTCCTTATTTAGGCTTAAATAGAGGCCGCATTAAAGTCTATCATATTGTCTTTTTTATCTTTATAGTTAGCAATATAGGGGGCGCATTAACGCCTATTGGAGACCCCCCCCTATTTTTAGGATTTCTTAAAGGGGTGCCTTTTGCATGGACTTTAATGCACAACAGCCTCCCTTGGCTGATGGCCCTTGTGCTATTATTGTCTATTTTTTACTTTTTTGAACGCAGCAACAAGGCAGTGCCAACGGATGCGCCCTGCGCAGGTATCGTTTCCATTGCAGGTAGTAAAAATTTCATTTGGTTGGTGCTGATTATTGGTGCCGTCTTTTTAGATCCAACCATTTGCACATGGTTGCCTACCATTGATTACCATGGCCATCCTATTTCTTTTGTACGTGAGTTGATTATGCTGACCATAGCTACGCTTGCCTTTTATACTGCCAACAAACAAGTACTTCTATCCAATGGATTTAGTCTTGCACCTTTAAATGAGGTCTGTTTAATCTTTATAGGTATCTTTGGTACCATGATCCCCGCACTTGAATTAATTGGCAGCTTTGCGGCATCCGAAGTGGGTAAACAGCTGATTACACCTACTACTTTATATTGGGGAACGGGATTTTTTTCCTCTGTTTTGGATAACGCACCTACCTACCTTAACTTTGTAGCGGCCAGTATGGCTGCACAAGGGGGCAGTATTGAACAGTTAGCCGATGTGCAAGCCTATGCAGCAGGAGGCATCTACCCTGACTCAGTCACTAAATTAAGCGCCATTGCTTTAGCTTCGGTTTTTTTTGGTGCCATGACCTATATTGGCAATGGCCCTAACTTTATGGTTAAAGCAATTGCTGAACAAGCAGGCGTCACCATGCCTCCCTTTGGACGCTATATCTTTCGGTTTTCTATGCCTATTTTACTTCCTATACTTTTTATGATTTGGGTATTTTTCTTTGCATTGTAA
- a CDS encoding cell division protein FtsQ/DivIB, producing the protein MGQTAKSVVSLFLTVGLCVSLLFVGKKHATLLCEAIEISIKEEPGQSFITPKEVMNCLASTYKISLQKTPLKNIHTHAIQHHLASHPFIKNVWVYKTWQGILKICLETKYCIARIINRTEPNEVYLDEAGCLLEAKGLPLLRLLIITGQNIGIANNTLRDKGLLALLHFIYKHPFWKRQITSLEVTAHGKIILGTQVGGHQITFGKAENIDEKFEKLWLFYTQVIPYKGWKAYHLVNVEFDNQLICE; encoded by the coding sequence ATGGGTCAAACAGCCAAGAGCGTAGTCTCTTTGTTTTTAACGGTTGGTCTATGCGTATCGCTACTGTTTGTGGGCAAAAAGCATGCTACTTTACTATGCGAAGCTATAGAAATCTCCATCAAGGAGGAACCAGGACAATCTTTTATAACCCCTAAAGAAGTCATGAACTGCTTAGCATCTACCTACAAAATCTCATTACAAAAAACACCACTCAAAAATATCCACACACATGCCATACAACATCACCTTGCCAGCCACCCATTTATAAAAAATGTATGGGTCTATAAAACCTGGCAGGGCATCTTAAAAATTTGCTTAGAAACCAAATATTGTATAGCCCGTATCATCAACCGAACGGAGCCCAATGAGGTCTACCTGGATGAAGCCGGCTGCTTGCTAGAGGCCAAAGGCCTACCCTTACTGCGCCTGCTGATTATAACGGGTCAAAATATAGGTATAGCAAACAACACGCTGCGCGACAAGGGCTTATTAGCGTTGTTACACTTCATTTATAAGCATCCCTTTTGGAAACGACAGATTACAAGCTTAGAGGTAACAGCCCATGGCAAAATCATACTGGGTACACAAGTAGGTGGACACCAAATCACATTCGGAAAGGCAGAAAACATAGACGAAAAATTTGAGAAACTATGGCTTTTCTATACCCAGGTTATTCCTTATAAAGGATGGAAAGCATACCATCTTGTAAATGTAGAATTTGACAATCAGCTGATTTGCGAATAA